The Nicotiana tabacum cultivar K326 chromosome 14, ASM71507v2, whole genome shotgun sequence genome contains a region encoding:
- the LOC107818917 gene encoding serine/threonine receptor-like kinase NFP, with amino-acid sequence MRIKPMYGTFSLLFFIIFLLYNQNLCYAQDAPSTTGYSCNPSQFYPCQTYVFYRARGPEFLDLASIGDLFSISRLMIANPSNISTPNTTLVNDQSLLVPITCSCNNINTTFGNISYAGLNYSFNSGDTMYMISTVKFQNLTTFQSAEVVNPTVVPENIDIGQAIEFPIFCKCPNRTQTQPQNQNQPRYLISYVFQPFDNISSIASRFGTTPQSIREINGNNPKIFDTLFIPLSKLPNITQPTASNGPPPVTNTTVVQENDKKGTVIGLAIGLGISGLLLILLAGLWGYREKSGKSKREKYSDVERQKSLYLGSKKESLNKEVEVNLMADVSDCLDKYKMYKIEQLWEATDGFDEGCLIQGSVYKGIIDGEVFAIKKMKWNAREELKILQKVNHGNLVKLEGFCIDPKEANCYLVYEYVENGSLHSWLHKDKKEKLSWKTRLKIATDVANGLLYIHEHTRPRVVHKDIKSSNILLDSNMRAKVANFGLAKSGCNAITMHIVGTQGYIAPEYLTDGIVSTKMDVFSFGVVLLELMSGREAIDDEGKVLWAKVGEILEGSEERKVKKLQEWMDDSLLREECTMESVMNVMSVAISCLSKDPSKRPSMVEIVYALSKSIDLFSDISEEGLSPRQVTSR; translated from the exons ATGAGAATCAAGCCTATGTATGGtactttttcacttcttttcttcatcATCTTCCTATTGTACAATCAAAACCTATGTTATGCACAAGATGCACCAAGTACAACAGGCTATAGCTGTAATCCAAGCCAATTTTATCCATGTCAAACATATGTCTTTTACAGAGCAAGAGGACCAGAATTTCTTGATTTAGCCTCAATTGGTGATCTTTTTTCAATAAGTAGGCTTATGATTGCAAACCCCAGTAATATTTCTACCCCAAACACAACTCTAGTCAATGACCAATCCCTCTTAGTACCAATCACTTGTTCTTGTAACAACATCAATACCACTTTTGGTAACATCTCATATGCTGGCCTTAACTATAGTTTCAACTCAGGTGATACTATGTACATGATCTCAACTGTTAAGTTCCAAAACCTTACAACTTTTCAATCTGCTGAGGTTGTTAATCCAACTGTTGTACCAGAAAATATTGACATAGGTCAAGCCATAGAATTCCCAATTTTTTGTAAGTGTCCAAACAGAACACAAACACAAccccaaaaccaaaaccaaccaagATATCTTATTAGTTATGTATTTCAACCTTTTGACAACATTTCTTCAATTGCTTCAAGATTTGGAACAACCCCACAATCTATAAgggaaattaatggaaataatcCCAAGATTTTTGATACCCTTTTCATTCCACTGTCTAAACTTCCTAATATTACACAACCAACAGCTTCAAATGGTCCTCCACCTGTCACAAATACAACAGTAGTACAAGAAAATGACAAGAAAGGAACAGTCATAGGATTAGCTATTGGTTTAGGAATTTCTGGGCTGCTACTGATTTTGTTAGCTGGTTTATGGGGTTACAGAGAGAAGTCAGGTAAGAGTAAGAGAGAAAAGTATAGTGATGTGGAAAGGCAGAAAAGCTTATATCTTGGATCAAAAAAGGAGTCTTTAAATAAGGAGGTTGAAGTGAATTTAATGGCTGATGTTTCAGATTGTTTAGATAAGTATAAAATGTATAAAATTGAACAACTTTGGGAAGCAACAGATGGATTTGATGAAGGGTGTTTGATTCAAGGGTCTGTGTATAAAGGTATAATTGATGGAGAAGTGTTTGCAATCAAGAAAATGAAGTGGAATGCCCGTGAGGAGCTCAAGATCCTCCAAAAG GTGAACCATGGGAATTTAGTGAAGCTAGAGGGTTTTTGCATAGACCCTAAAGAAGCAAATTGCTATTTAGTTTATGAGTATGTTGAAAATGGTTCACTACATTCATGGCTTCACAaggacaaaaaagaaaaattgagttGGAAAACAAGGTTAAAAATTGCCACCGATGTTGCAAATGGCCTCTTATATATCCATGAACATACAAGGCCAAGGGTTGTACACAAAGACATTAAGAGTAGCAACATTCTCCTAGACTCAAATATGAGAGCCAAAGTTGCCAATTTTGGACTTGCTAAATCAGGCTGCAATGCGATAACGATGCACATTGTTGGAACTCAGGGCTACATTGCCCCCGAGTATCTCACCGATGGTATTGTATCGACTAAAATGGATGTTTTCTCATTCGGGGTTGTGTTGCTCGAGCTTATGTCAGGGAGAGAAGCTATCGACGATGAAGGGAAAGTTTTGTGGGCGAAAGTTGGCGAAATATTGGAAGGGAGTGAAGAGAGAAAAGTGAAGAAATTGCAAGAATGGATGGATGATAGTCTTCTTAGAGAGGAATGTACAATGGAGAGTGTTATGAATGTAATGTCTGTGGCCATTTCTTGTTTGAGTAAAGATCCTTCAAAAAGGCCTAGTATGGTGGAAATTGTGTATGCTTTGTCTAAAAGTATTGATCTGTTTTCTGATATATCAGAAGAGGGATTATCTCCAAGGCAAGTGACATCAAGATAG